One Streptomyces drozdowiczii DNA segment encodes these proteins:
- a CDS encoding hydrophobic protein produces the protein MVPILLVLLLALILFGAGFALKALWWIAIIVLVVWLLGFVIRPTANGKRGRWYRW, from the coding sequence ATGGTTCCCATTCTTCTCGTTCTTCTGCTCGCCCTGATTCTCTTCGGCGCGGGTTTCGCACTGAAGGCACTGTGGTGGATCGCCATCATCGTGCTGGTGGTCTGGCTGCTTGGTTTCGTGATCCGGCCGACGGCAAATGGCAAGCGAGGCCGCTGGTATCGCTGGTGA
- a CDS encoding zinc-binding dehydrogenase produces MEINERQQTADQTMRALIQQSHRGPKDLALTTGHRRPSPGPGEYLIRVGAAGVNFADVMQTRGTYGGGPQAPYAAGFEAAGEIVGTGADVERPLPLGTHVIGAGPGAFAQYMTMPAAGVLPVPTGWSDAEAIGMVLNWATALAALKPLGEIEAGEVVLLHAAAGGVGQAAVRLARHYGARVIATASPAKHPAVTALGADEVLDSRRPDLAEVITRLTDGAGVDLVLESVGKATFATSLAVAKPFTGRIVVLGAASGDAAVTTHDLVFTHHAAIKGLHIGALAAQAPALYQSLLAEIEALVSHGVYPPGTPQVHPLSEGPEVLRQLEDGATHGKHALDPWR; encoded by the coding sequence ATGGAGATCAACGAGCGGCAGCAGACCGCTGACCAGACGATGCGAGCCCTCATCCAGCAATCCCACCGAGGGCCGAAAGACCTGGCCCTCACCACCGGTCACCGTCGCCCCTCCCCAGGGCCGGGTGAATACCTGATCCGTGTCGGGGCGGCCGGGGTCAACTTCGCCGACGTCATGCAGACCCGTGGCACCTATGGCGGAGGGCCGCAGGCACCCTACGCGGCGGGCTTCGAAGCCGCTGGAGAGATCGTCGGAACCGGCGCGGACGTCGAGCGTCCGTTGCCGCTCGGCACCCATGTCATCGGAGCCGGCCCGGGGGCCTTCGCGCAGTACATGACGATGCCGGCTGCCGGCGTCCTGCCTGTTCCGACCGGCTGGAGTGACGCCGAAGCGATCGGCATGGTGCTGAACTGGGCCACCGCGCTGGCGGCGTTGAAACCGCTGGGTGAGATCGAGGCCGGCGAGGTGGTGCTCCTGCATGCCGCTGCCGGGGGTGTGGGACAGGCTGCGGTCCGCCTCGCCCGGCACTACGGCGCCCGCGTGATCGCCACGGCTTCCCCGGCCAAGCATCCCGCCGTCACAGCACTCGGTGCCGACGAGGTCCTGGACAGCCGCCGGCCCGATCTGGCTGAGGTGATCACCCGGCTGACCGACGGGGCCGGGGTCGACCTGGTCCTGGAATCGGTGGGCAAGGCCACGTTCGCCACCAGCCTCGCGGTCGCCAAACCCTTCACGGGCCGCATCGTCGTCCTGGGCGCCGCCTCCGGCGATGCCGCCGTCACCACGCACGACCTGGTCTTCACCCACCACGCGGCGATCAAGGGCCTGCACATCGGCGCGCTCGCGGCCCAGGCCCCGGCCCTGTATCAGTCGCTGCTCGCCGAGATCGAGGCACTCGTCTCCCACGGCGTCTATCCGCCGGGCACCCCCCAGGTTCATCCTCTGTCCGAAGGACCCGAGGTGCTACGCCAACTCGAGGACGGTGCCACCCACGGCAAGCACGCCCTCGATCCTTGGCGCTAG
- a CDS encoding MerR family transcriptional regulator, with product MKISEASRASGVSARSLRHYEDEGLIVPGRFSNGFRDYCRSTIDRVLVIRSLLESGLPVRLIREVLPGLTDGTADGPKAVCAEFLHEVQDYRDRLAAHIAALSDQQAALDTYLREARRTGP from the coding sequence ATGAAGATCAGCGAGGCTTCCAGAGCCAGCGGGGTGAGTGCGCGGTCGCTGCGGCACTACGAGGACGAGGGCCTGATCGTCCCCGGACGGTTCAGCAACGGGTTCCGCGACTACTGCCGGTCCACGATCGACCGGGTGCTCGTCATACGGTCGCTGCTGGAGTCCGGGCTGCCGGTGCGGTTGATCAGGGAAGTCCTGCCGGGCCTCACCGACGGAACCGCCGACGGGCCCAAGGCGGTGTGCGCGGAGTTCCTGCACGAGGTGCAGGACTATCGGGATCGGCTCGCGGCGCACATCGCCGCTCTCAGCGATCAGCAGGCGGCTCTGGACACCTACCTTCGGGAGGCCCGTCGCACCGGTCCCTGA